CGGCCTGGCCCAGCAGGAAGACCCGCCGGACGCCCACGCCCCGCCTGCGCAGCACCTCCAGCCCGTCGGCCAGCCCACACAGCATGCCCTCGACGGCGGCCCGCGCCAGGAACTCCGGCTGCATGCTCTCGCGCCGCAGCCCGTGCAAGGAGCCCGCCGTGTGCGGGAGTTCGGGTGTCTGCTCGCCCTCCAGATAGGGGAGCATCACCAGTCCCGAGGAGCCGGGGGTCGAGCGCATGGCCAGCTCGGACAGCCCCTCCAGGTCGGTGCTCAGCATCCCGGCGGCGCCGCGCAGCACCCGCGTCGCGTTGAGGGTGCGCACCACGGGCAGGTGCATGCCCGTCGCGTCGGCGTACGAGGTGATGGTGCCGGCCGGGTCGATGAGCGCCTCGTGATGGACCGCGCACACCGAGCCGGTGGCGCCCAGCGAGATGACCGCGTCGCCGATGCCGACCCCCAGCCCGAAGGCCGCCGCCATCGTCTGGCCCGTTCCCGCCGAGATCAGCAGCCCCTCGGGCGTCTGGCCCGCCGGCTGCGCGGGGCCGATGACCTCGGGCAGCCCGACCGGGTGGCCGAGCGCCAGCTCGACCAGGTCGGTGCGGTAGGACTCGGTGGCGGCCGACCAGTATCCCGTGCCCGAGGCGTCACCGCGGTCGGTCACCCGGCGCGCGGGACGGCCCAGCAGCTGCCACACCAGCCAGTCGTGCGGCTGCATGACCTCGGCGACGTGCTGTGCGGCCTCCGGATGCTCGCGCGCGAGCCAGCGCAGCTTGGTCACCGGGTGCGCCGCCTGCGGCACGGTGCCCACGGCCTGTGCCCATGCCTCGCGCCCGCCGAACGTCTCCACCAGGTCGGCGGCGGCCGTCTGCACCCGCCGGTCGTTGCCCAGCAGCGCGGGGCCCACGGGGTTCCCGCCGTTGTCCAGAGCGACCAGGCCCTGCTGCTGCGCGGCGACGCCGATGGCCTGGACATCGGCGAGCTGCCCCGTGCTGGCGGCCTTGCCGAGTGAGATCAGCCAGGACTGGGGGTCGTCGCGCTCGCCCGTGTGCTCGGCGTGGCCGTGCCTGATGACCCCGCCCGTGTCCGTGTCGCAGACGACGATGCTTGTGTACTCGGCTGAGCTGTCCAGTCCGGCGACTATCCCCATGGCCGGAATGATGCCTCATACATCCCCGTACCGGGGCTCGACCCCTGTTTCGAAGGCGGCCGGACCGAACACGGATACGGCTGTACGCGGGTCCGGCTGTACGCGGGTACGGCTGTACGCGGACGCGGAGGCGAGGAGACGCCGGACATCGGCTTCGGCCACGGCAGGAATGAGGGTCAGTTGCGCACCACCGGCATGGACGACCTGGAAGAACCGGACCCCCCGGGCGGACGGCCGCCCAACCCGCTGGGACAGTGCGCTCTGGAGGACCTGCGCCGTCGTACGAGCGCGAAGTGGCGCGTCTACGAACCGGATGTGCTGCCGCTGTGGGTCGCCGAGATGGACGTGCCGGTCGCCGAGCCGGTCGCCGACGCGGTCCGCGAGGCGCTGCGGCTGGGTGACACCGGCTACCCGGCGGGCCCGGCGGACTACGCGGAGGCGCTCGCCGGCTTCGCCCGGAAGCGCTGGGACTGGGACTTCCCGGTCTCCCGTACGGCGATCGTGCCCGATGTGATGCTGGGCGTCGTCGAGATGCTCAAGCTGGTCACCTCGCCCGGCGACCCGGTGGTGATCAACGCCCCCGTCTACACGCCCTTCTATCAGTTCGTGACGCACATGGACCGGAGGGTGATCGAAGCCCCGCTGGACGCCGCCGGGCGACTGGATCCGGCCACCTTGGAGAGTGCCTTCACCCGGGCCACCGAGGGCGGACACCGCGCCGCCTACCTGCTGTGCAGCCCCCACAACCCGACCGGCACCGTGCACACGGCCGACGAGCTGGCCGGGGTGGCGGCACTGGCCGGCGGCTTCGGGGTACGGGTGGTCGCCGACGAGATCCACGCGCCGTTGACGCTGCGCGGTGCGCGGCACGTGCCGTATCTCTCGGTGCCCGGCGGCGAGACGGGCTTCTCGCTGATGTCGGCCTCCAAGGCGTGGAACCTCGCCGGGCTGAAGGCGGCGCTGGCCGTCGCGGGCACCGGCGCGGCGGACGAGCTGGCCACCATGCCGGAAGAGGTCAGCCACGGCCCCAGCCACGTGGGCATCATCGCCCACGCCGCCGCGCTGCGGCACGCCACCGGCTGGCTCGACAGCCTGCTGGAGGGGCTGGCGGACAACCGCGTCCTGCTGACGGAACTGCTCGCCCAGCACCTGCCCGAGGTGCGCTACGTCCCCGGCGAGGGCACCTTCCTGGCCTGGCTCGACTGCCGGGAGCTGGGGCTGGGCGACGATCCGGCCGCGGCCTTCCTGGAGCGGGGGCGCGTCGCGCTCAATTCCGGCCCCTCGTTCGGCACCGGAGGCGCCGGCCATGTCCGGCTCAACCTCGCCACCTCGCCTCGGATCCTCCGGGAGGCGGTGCGGCGGATGGCCTTCGCAGTGTGACGGCCGAACGCAGGTGGGGCCCGTGACCGGAACGCACGAGGGGCCCGTGACCGGCAGGCGGTCGCGGGCCCCTTCGGATGGGGTGCGGGCTCAGCAGACCTTCGAGGAGTAGGCGAAGTTCTGGTTCTGGTCACCCGGCGCGCGGACGACACCGCGCGCCGCGGTGCAGTCGCGCACGGTGTCGGCCGGGTACGACCAGAACTCCTGCTGATGGGTACCGCTCCAGCTGCGGAGCCCGACCAGCTCGTTCGTGCGGAAGTCGTGGACCGCGATGTTGGCCGAGTAGCTGCGGTGCTTGGCGCGGAAGCTCTCCCACACCCACAGGTAGCCGTAGTTGCGGTGGCAGTTCTTGGAGTAGAACTGCTTGACCGAGGCGATGATCTCGCCCTTGCGCTCGATGTGGCCGGTCTTGCCGATCTGGTAGGCGTCGTTGCAGACGCCGGCGGCCTGGGCGGCGTGGCTGGACGGGTTGCCCTCGGGCATCGCCTCGGTCTTCGCCAGCTCGCGGTGCCCGGCCGGCGGCGGGGCGTCGCCCGCGTTGGCGGCACCGGTCGGCAGCAGGGCCAGCAGGCAAGCGGCGGCTACGAGGCCGCCCTTCGAGGACACAGTGGTGCGCATGGATCTCCTCCTTGAGGGAGAGCTGGATTTTCCGGGCATAGAGATCGCACCGGAACATCACAGTAAGATCGGGCATCACTGTCGGCGAGTATTGGCGCCCGTCCGGCGGGTCGCGCGGAGCCGGACATCCGCGCCGGACGGCACCCGTACCGGGCGGCACACGCGCACGCGAAGGGACCGGGCGCCACTCAAAGTGGTGCCCGGCCCCCGGTGTTGCCGGCTGTGGGTCAGCAGCGCTTCTGCGAGAACGCCTGGAGCGGCTGCGGCGTACCGGCCGGACGCAGGGTGCCGACACCGGAGGTGCAGTGGTCGACGGTGTTGGCCTGGTCGGACCAGAACTCCTGCTGCTTGGTGGCCTTCCACTCCTTCTTGCCGTACGTCGCGTCGTCGTCGTAGTTGTAGACGCCGGCGGTCACGTCGTAGGGAGCGGCGGTCTTGCGGAAGCTCTCCCACACCCACACATAGCCGTAGTTCGTGTTGCACTTCTTCGAGTAGAACTGCTTGACCGAGGCGATCGTCGCCCCGTTCTTCTTGATCAGACCCGTGGTGCCGATCGCCACCGCGTCGTCACAGACACCGGCCGCCTGGGCCAGCTTGCTGGCCGGGTTCCCCTCGGGGGAGGGGGCGGTGGTGCGGGTGAGGGTCTTGTTGGACGGCCCGGTGGCCGGGCCGCTGCCCGCGTAGGCCGCACCGGCCGGAGCGAGCACCAGTGCACAGGTGGCGGCGACGAACGCGCCCTTCGCATACCGTGTCGAACGCATAGCGATATTTCCCCCTCTTTCACCATGAAAGTTGACATCCGAGGCATGCGGTTGATGCGCCGGATACCCAGTAAGACACCTTGAGGTGCAGAGGGGTTGTACGCGTTTGCCATGCTTCTGTGCGGGCTTGTCCCGAGGGGGTCAGGCGGCGTCGCGCAGGTCGTTCAGCACCAGCTCACGCATGTCGTCGGGGTCGACGCCGAGGCGCTCCAGCACGGCGAGGGAGATGTTGTCCTGGGAGCGCAGCAGTCCGAGTACCACGTGTTCCACGCCGATGCGCCGGTCCTTGCGCGCCGCCGACTCGCGCAGCGCCAGCTCCAGCACCTTCTTCGCCCGCGCCGCGAACGGCACATGGCCGCTCACCTTTCCTGTCCCGCCCCGCTTTCCGGCCCCGCTCCGTGCGGTGGTGTCCTCGCGCCCGAAGCGCCCCGTGCGCCGGGAGTTTGTGCCGGGGTCGCCCAGCGGCGCGTCCAGCGCCCCTTGTCCGAACGACTCCTCGGCCCGCCTGCGGATCTCCTCCAGGTCGATCCCCAGCGCGCGCAGCGCCTGTGCGTCCTGGGGGCCGAGGGGCTCGTCCTCCCCCGTCACCACGCCCGCGACGGCGGCGCGGCACGCCTCCGCCGTGACGCCGATCCGCGCCAGTGTCGCGGCGCCCGGCTGATCGGGGCGGCGCAGCACCGCGAGCAGCAGGTGCTCGGTGCCGATCCAGCGGTGTCCCAGGGACCTTGCCTCGTCCTGCGCGTGGATGACGGTCTCCCGCGCTTCCTTGCTGAACCTTTCGAACACCGGCTCCTACCTCCCCGTTCGCTTCGCGTGCTTCTTGTGTACGGCCTGCCTGCTGACCCCGAGGGCCGCGCCGATCTCGTCCCAGGACCAGCCCCGGCGCCGCGCGCTGTCGACCTGGAGCGCCTCCAGGCGCTCCGCGAGCCGCCGCAGCGCGGCGACGGCCCGCAGTCCGACCGCCGGATCGCCGTTCATGGCGGCCTCGGCGGTGTCCACCGCCTCGTTCGCTTCAGCTCCTGCCATGGCTGTCAACTTAGGATGACAGGGCAGCTGTGTCAACCCTGATTGACGTCAGCCGGAGGGTGCCGCGCGGCCATGGACGCGAGGAAGGAGAGCGTGCGCTCCCGCTCGTGGGGCGAGTCGCAGGGCAGGACGAGCAGATCGGTTGCCCCCGCCGACCGGTAGGACTCCAGCTCCCGTTCGACCCGCGCCTCGTCCCCGGCCACGAGGGTCTCGGCGAGCGAGGTGAGCCCGTCGCGCTCCATGAGGGCGCGGTAGGCGGGCACCTGCCCGGCTCCGGCGAACCGGGTCGCGATCTCGTCGCGCAACCGGGCGGGCTCGGCCGTGCCGGCGACGAACACCGCCACCGCGACCCGGGCCGGGACCCGGCCGGCGCCGAGGCCCCGAGGTGCGGCACGAGGTACTCGCCCACCATCCGGGGCCGCACCCGCACGGCCACCGTTCCGTCCGCCAACTCGCCCGCGATCCGCAGCATCCGGGGCCCCGGCGCCGCCAACAGGACGCGGGGCGCGGCAAGTCGCGCGGCACCCCCGCCCACCGCGTCCCGGCCCGCCACCGCGGTCGGACCGGCCACCGCGGTCGCACGCGCCACCGCCGTCAGGTGCTCCCCCCGGTACTCCAGGGACTCGCCGCGCAGCAGCGGGCGCGGAATCTCCAGGTACTCGCGGGTGTGTGCCGCCGGACTCCCGTAGTCGAGGCCGAGCCGGTCCGCCACGAACCGCCGGTGGCTCGGCCCGACGCCGAGCGTCGGCCTGCCGCCGGTGAGCGACTGCACGGTCAGCGCCGTCGCGGCCAGATTCACCGGGTGCCGGGGGTAGGTGGGTACGACGGCCGTACCCAGCTCGAATCCGGCGGCTCCCGCCTCCCCGGCCGCCGCCAGCACGCTCAACGGGTCGACACCGCCCGGGCTCTGGCCCAGCCAGGCGTGCGCGAAGCCGCGCGCGGCGATTCCGCGCGCCTCCTCGGCCATCCGGCGGGGGCTCGCGCCCTCTTCCACGATCTGCACTCCGATTCGCATGCCGTGAGTCAAGCCCGGGAATCGGGGCCGAACCAGAGGCGTTCGCCCCGCAGACCGATCACGACATGTGATGGGTGACCTGTGAGGGTCGCGCGGGCTGCGGGGCTGCGGGGCTGCGGGGCTGCGGGGCTGCGGGGCTGTGCGGCTGCCGGGCCGGAGAGAGAGCCGGGCGGGCCGGGAAGGGGGAGCCGGTTGGAGCTGAGAGCGCTGCGCTATTTCGTCACCGTCGCGGAGGGGCTGCGCTTCGGCAGGGCCGCCGAACGGCTGCACATCGTGCAGCCCGCCGCCACCCAGGTGTGGGCCGCCACCTCGCCCCTCCTGGCTGGGCCGGGCGGCGTGTACTGCGAGAACTGCGACATCGCCGAACCCGCGCCCTCCGGCCCGCCCGCGGGCTGGGGAGTGGCCCCGTGGGCGACCGAACCGGAGAACGCCGCCCGGCTGTGGCGGCTCTCCGCCGACCTGACCGGGGCCGACGCCTTCGCCTGACCTGCCGGGCCATGCAACGATGACGCGGTGCGAGGCGGCGGTGTGCGACGGGAGGGGACAGAGGCGCCATGCGAGAGGCCGTGATCTTCGATGTGGACGGCACTCTGTGTGACGTCCGCGAGATCCGCCACCTTCTCGACGGCCCCGGCGGATTCCACGCCTTCCATACCGCGTCCGTGGACTGCCCGCCCCACCAGCACGTCATCGACGCGGCACACACCGCGCACCAGAACGGCCTGGCGGTGCTGGTGGTGACGGCCCGTTCCGTGCGCTACCGGCCGCACACCGCCATGTGGCTCGCCCTTCACGGCGTGCCCTCGGACGCGATGTGGATGCGCGCCACGGGGGACGGCCGGCCGGACTACGAAGTGAAGCGGGACATCCTCGCCCGCATCCGCCGCCGCTTCCGGCCGGTGCACGCCTGGGACGACAACCCCCACGTCCTGGAGCTGTGGACCGAGGAGGGCATCCCCACGACGGTCGTACCCGGCTGGGACTGACCGGTCGGCCACGCCTCCGGTCTCACGCGGCGTCGTCCGGGCTGTCCGGCTGTCCGGCTGTCCGGCTGTCCGGGCCGTCCGAGCCGGGCCGGGCCGTGGTCCCCCGCGCGGGTGCGGTCAACCGGGCGGCCAAGCGTGTCCATATCCGGATCGTCATGCAAAAAGCCAGTGTTAGGCATAATGTCGCTTTCAGGCGAGTGAGAGTGTGACGACATGAGACCTGTCCTTGCACGGGGTGGGTGGCGTCTGGCAGGGCAGATGCTGCTCTTCCAGGTCGGGGTCATCGTGCTCGTCGTCGGCATCGGCGCCGCGGTGAGCATCAGCTCCTCGATCCGGGCCGCCAACACCGACAGCCGTGACAAGGTGCTCGCGATCAGCCGGACGCTCGCCCGGTCCCCCGGGGTGGTCGCCGCCGCCCGGTCCTCCGATCCCTCCCGCACACTCCAGCCCGTGGCGACCAGCGTGCAGAAGGACACCAGAACCAGTTTCGTGGTCTTCATGAGCCCCGCCGGGATCCGCTTCACGCATCCGGACCCCGCCCGGATCGGAGGTCGCTTCCTCGGCGACATCGATGCGGCCCGGCGCGGAAAGTCGTTGACCGAGACCTACGAGGGCACGCTGGGCGAATCCGTGCGTGCCGTGGTGCCGATCAAGGACGACGGCCGGGTGGTGGGTCTGGTCTCGGTCGGCATCCTGCTTCGTCAGGTCAGCGCGCAGACGTCGAACCAGATCCCGATTCTGGTCGGGCTGGCGGTGCTGGCGCTGGCGATCGGCACCGTCGGCTCGGTACTGCTGGCGCGCCGGGTGCGACGTCAGACGCTCGGCCTGGACCCGGCCGAGATCGCCCGTCAGTACCAGCACAACGACGCGGTGCTGCACGCGGTACGCGAAGGTGTACTGATCGTGGACGGCGAGCGGCGGCTGACGCTGGCCAACGACGAGGCCCGCCGCCTGCTGGATCTGCCGGCGGAAGCCGAGGGCACCAACGTGGACCAGCTCGGACTGCCCCCGCGCACCGCGGCACTGCTGGCCTCGGGGCGCGTGGCCACCGACGAGATGATCATGGTCGGTGACCGTCTGCTCGCCGTGAATCAGCGGCGCACCGACGACTACGGGGCCGGGGGCAGCACCGTGGTGACGCTGCGCGACTCCACCGAGCTGCAAGCCCTGACCGGCAAGGCCGAGACCGCCCGCAGCCACCTGAAACTGCTCTACGACGCCGCCGCGGACATCGCCACGACCCTGGATGTGACCCGGACGGCGGAGGAGTTGGTGCGGGTGGTGGTGCCCCGGCTCGCCGACTTCTCCAGCGTCGACCTGGTGGAGCCCGTGCTGCGGGGCGAGGAACCGGTCCTCGTCCACGGCCTGGTCCCGGTGCACCGGGTCGCGGTCCACGGGGTCCGTGACGACCACCCGTTCTTCCCCGCGGGTACCCGGCTCACCCTGCCGCCGACCACGCCGCAGGCCGCGGTGCTCGGCGGTGGCCCCGGCGTCCTCATGACGGATCTGCGCACCGCCTCCCGCGCGTGGATGGCGGTGGACGAGGAACAGGCGCAGCACGTCATCGACTACGGGATCCACTCCCTGATCCTCGTCCCGCTGCGCGCTCGCGGAGTGCTCCTGGGGATGGTCAACTTCTGGCGCGGCAGCGGCTCCGAGCCGTTCGGGGAGGAGGACCTCTTCCTCGCCCAGGAAGTCGTCGCCCTGGCAGCTCTGGGCGTGGACAACGCCCGCCGCTTCGCCAGCGAACACGCCACCGCCGTGACGCTCCAGGAGAGTCTGCTTCCCCGCGCCAACATCACCCACCCCGCCTTGGAGGTGGCGCACCGCTACCTGCCCGCCCAGGCCCTGGTCGGCGGGGACTGGTTCGATGTGATCCCGCTGACGGGTTTCCGCGTCGCGCTGGTGGTGGGTGACGTCGTGGGCCACGGCCTCCAGGCCACGGCCACCATGGGCCGGCTGCGCACGGCCATCCACACCCTCTCGGCGCTGGACCTGCCGCCCGACGAACTCCTCGCCCGGATGGATGAGCTGGTCACCCGCGCCGATCAGGAGGAGACCGCCCGCAGCCGGACCCCGGTCTCGGGGGCCACCTGCCTGTACGCGATCTACGACCCGATCGGCGGCGGCTGCACCCTGGCCCGTGCCGGGCAGCCGCCTCCCGCGCTGATCACCCCGGACGGGAGCGTGGAATTCCTGGAGCTGCCTCCTGGCCCGCCGCTCGGTATGGGAGCCGGTCTGCGCTTCGAGGCCGCGGAGCGGCAGCTTCCCGAGGGCAGCCGTCTGGTCCTGTACACCGATGGCCTCGTCGAGGACCGCGGACGGGACATCGACGTCGGCCTCGACCTCCTGCGCCAGGCGCTCCTCAGCAGCGGCCCGACGCCGGAGCAGACGTGTACGGAGGTCCTTGAGACGGTGCTGCCCAGGCACCCGGCCGACGACGTCGCCCTGCTGGTGGCACGCACCCGGCTGTTCCACAACGACCAGGTCGCGCGATGGGACGTCGAGCCCGACCCGGCGGCGGTGGAACCGGTACGTACCGCGGCTACCCAGCAGCTCGCGGAATGGGGGCTGGAAGAGGCGGCGTTCACCACCGAACTGCTGCTCAGCGAGCTGATCACCAACGCCATCCGCTATGGCGCGCCGCCCATCCAGGTCCGGCTGATCCGTAACCACAGCCTCTTCTGCGAGGTCTCCGACGCGAGCAGCACCTCACCCCATCTGCGGTACGCGGCCGAGATGGACGAGGGCGGGCGCGGCATCTTCCTCGTCGCCCAGATGGCCGAGCGCTGGGGAACGCGCCACACGACCTCCGGAAAGATCATCTGGGCGGAGCAGGCCCTCTCCTGAGGTGCGCCGGCTCGCCGCGTGCGGTGCCGCGGAAGGTCAGGGGCGTGCGGCCGTCGCGGCTGCGGAAGAACTTGCTGAAGTCGCCCGGATCCCGGAAGCCCAGGCGGCGGCCGATGTCCGAGGCGGGCGCGTCCGTGTGGACGAGCATCCGGCGGGCCTCCAGGAGGACGCGGTCGTCCAGGAAGGTCTTGGCGGTGCGGCCGGTGGCGGCCTGGGTGGCGCGGGTGAGGGTGCGCGGACTGTAGCCGAGGGCCGCGGCGTAGTCGGCGACCCGGTGGGTGCGCGGGAAATCTCGCTCGACGGCGGCCTCGAAGCGCCGGAAGGGCCCGTCCGGCCGTGCTGCCGGAGTGCCGGCGGGGCCGGCATGGGCGAGCCGCAGCAGCAGCACGGACAGCAGCATCCGCAGGGTGTCGAGGTGGGCGTCCAGCGGGATGGAGGCCAGGTCGGCGTGTTCGAGGGTGAGATGGCGCAGGGCGAGCTCGACGGCGTCGGCGTGCGGACCCTTCGGCACCAGCGGGTCCCGTTCGTGGGGCGGCTCGGCGGGGACGAATCCCGGCTGCCAGATCACCAGCACGCTGTCCGCCGGCGGCTCGTGGCCCGCGGCTCCGCTGCCGCGCGCGTACTGGTGCACCTGGCCGGGGCGGACCCGGAGCCAGCCTCCCGGCTCGATGACGTAGTCCGAGAAGTCCACGGTGTGCGGCAGCGGGGTGCCGTCCGACGGCACGTGGATCAGATGGTGGAAGGCGGGGCGCTGGGGCGCGGCAAGGTCGAGGGCCCGGTGCCGGCCACGGGAACGCAGTTCGGCGGTGTCCAGCACGTCCATGCCGATGGGAGCGGAGAGCGAGGGCCGGTAGGCGACATCGGTGATCCCCGTCATCGCCCCGACCCGCCCCGTTCCGCTCGCGGCCGTCGCCGCCTCAGCTGCGGCACGGGGACGCTCCGGTGCCGCCGCCCCCGAGGTGTCCGATTTTCCCCATCATGGGTCCCGAGCATACCGCCGTCGGGTGCCGAAGCGCTCCTAGCGTCGGACGGGACGGGAACACGGGACCCGAGGGTGAGGACCGACTGGGATGCGACTGATCGTGGGAATGACCGGGGCGACGGGGGCGGTCTTCGGAGTACGGCTGCTGGAACTGCTCGCCGAACTGCCCGGCGTCGAGACCCACCTGGTGCTGAGCCGGTGGGCGCGCACCACCGTCGAGCTGGAGACCGGGCGCTCGGCGCGGGAGGTCGCCGCGCTGGCGGACGTCCTCCACGGCCCCGAGGACCAGGGCGCCACCATCTCCTCCGGCTCCTTCCGCACCGACGGGATGGTCATCGCTCCGTGCTCCATGAAGACGCTGGCCGGCATCCGGGCGGGTTACGCGGACGGCCTGGTGGCGCGCGCCGCCGATGTGGTGCTCAAGGAACACCGCCGGCTGGTGCTGGTGCCCCGGGAGACTCCGCTCAGCGAGATCCATCTGGAGAACATGCTCGCGCTGGCCCGGATGGGCGCCCGCATCGTGCCGCCGATGCCCGCTTTTTACAACCATCCGGCCACCGTCGAGGACATCGTCGACCACCTCGTGGCCCGCGTCCTCGACCAGTTCGAGCTGCCCGCGCCCGCGGCCAGGCGCTGGGCCGGGCTGCGCTCCGCACACCGGAACGGTCAGGCCGCGGCGACCCGCTGACGGCAGCCGTCCGCCCGTCCGCCCGTCCGTGCGCGGCTTCGGCCACCCCCCGAAGCCGCACCGCTTCCGCGCCCCTACCGAACGAGGAGGAGCCTGCCATGGCTCATGACGATCTGCGTACATTCCTGGACACCCTGGAGAAGGAAGGACAGCTTCTCCGGGTCACCGACGAGGTGCTGCCCGAACCCGATCTGGCCGCCGCCGCCAACGCGGCGGGACGGATCGGCGAAGGCGCTCCAGCCCTCTACTTCGACCGCGTCAAGGGCTTCGACGACGCCCGGATCGCGCTGAACGTGCACGGTTCCTGGCGCAACCACGCGCTGGCGCTCGGCCTGCCCAAGGAGACCTCGACCAAGGAGCAGGTGGAGGAGTTCGCCCGCCGCTGGGACGCCTTCCCGGTGGCCCCCGAACGGCGCGAGGACGCGCCCTGGCGGGAGAACACCGTGACGGGCGACGACGTCGACCTGTTCGGCATCCTCCCGCTGTTCCGGCTCAACGACGGTGACGGCGGCTTCTACCTGGACAAGGCCGCCGTGGTCTCCCGTGACCCCGAGGACCCGGAGCACTTCGGCAAGCAGAACCTCGGCACGTACCGGCTGGAGGTGATCGGCCGCGACCGCCTGGCCATCCAGCCGGTGCCGATGCACGACATCGCACAGCACCTGCGCGGCGCCGAGGAGCGCGGCGAGGACCTGCCGGTCGCCATCACGCTCGGCAACGACCCGGTGATCCCGATCGTCTCGGGCATGCCGATGGCCTACGACCAGTCCGAGTACGAGATGGCGGGCGCGCTGCGCGGCACACCGCTGCCGATCGCCACGGCGCCGCACACCGGCATCGACGTGCCGTGGGGCGCCGAGGTGGTCATCGAGGGGGTCATCGAGTCGCGGGTGCGTCAGATCGAGGGCCCCTTCGGGGAGTTCACCGGGCACTACTCCGGCGGGCGGCGGATGCCGGTGGTCCGTATCGACCGGGTCTCCTACCGGACCAGCCCGGTGTTCGAGTCCCTCTACATCGGCATGCCCTGGACCGAGTGCGACTACCTGGTCGGCCCCAACACCTGCGTGCCGCTCCTCAAGCAGCTCCGGGCGGAATTCCCCGAGGTGCAGGCGGTCAACGCGATGTACACCCACGGACTCCTGGTGATCATCTCCACCCGGAAGCGGTACGGCGGCTTCGCCAAGGCGGTCGGTATGCGGGCCATGACCACCCCGCACGGTCTCGGATACGTCTCCCAGGTCATCGTGGTGGACGAGGACGTCGACCCCTTCAACCTGCCGCAGGTGATGTGGGCCCAGTCGGCGAAGGTGAACCCCCGGGAAGACGTGGTCGTCATCCCCAATCTCTCGGTCCTCGAACTGGCTCCCGCCG
This sequence is a window from Streptomyces sp. NBC_01775. Protein-coding genes within it:
- a CDS encoding FGGY family carbohydrate kinase — its product is MGIVAGLDSSAEYTSIVVCDTDTGGVIRHGHAEHTGERDDPQSWLISLGKAASTGQLADVQAIGVAAQQQGLVALDNGGNPVGPALLGNDRRVQTAAADLVETFGGREAWAQAVGTVPQAAHPVTKLRWLAREHPEAAQHVAEVMQPHDWLVWQLLGRPARRVTDRGDASGTGYWSAATESYRTDLVELALGHPVGLPEVIGPAQPAGQTPEGLLISAGTGQTMAAAFGLGVGIGDAVISLGATGSVCAVHHEALIDPAGTITSYADATGMHLPVVRTLNATRVLRGAAGMLSTDLEGLSELAMRSTPGSSGLVMLPYLEGEQTPELPHTAGSLHGLRRESMQPEFLARAAVEGMLCGLADGLEVLRRRGVGVRRVFLLGQAAELGAVRAAAPGLLGAQVVVPEPAPYAAIGAARQAAWALSGSTQPPQWPAASCQVFEAGEQELSMGQAVRQQYVTVREEMYPGALPA
- a CDS encoding MalY/PatB family protein; the encoded protein is MDDLEEPDPPGGRPPNPLGQCALEDLRRRTSAKWRVYEPDVLPLWVAEMDVPVAEPVADAVREALRLGDTGYPAGPADYAEALAGFARKRWDWDFPVSRTAIVPDVMLGVVEMLKLVTSPGDPVVINAPVYTPFYQFVTHMDRRVIEAPLDAAGRLDPATLESAFTRATEGGHRAAYLLCSPHNPTGTVHTADELAGVAALAGGFGVRVVADEIHAPLTLRGARHVPYLSVPGGETGFSLMSASKAWNLAGLKAALAVAGTGAADELATMPEEVSHGPSHVGIIAHAAALRHATGWLDSLLEGLADNRVLLTELLAQHLPEVRYVPGEGTFLAWLDCRELGLGDDPAAAFLERGRVALNSGPSFGTGGAGHVRLNLATSPRILREAVRRMAFAV
- a CDS encoding Clp protease N-terminal domain-containing protein, producing MFERFSKEARETVIHAQDEARSLGHRWIGTEHLLLAVLRRPDQPGAATLARIGVTAEACRAAVAGVVTGEDEPLGPQDAQALRALGIDLEEIRRRAEESFGQGALDAPLGDPGTNSRRTGRFGREDTTARSGAGKRGGTGKVSGHVPFAARAKKVLELALRESAARKDRRIGVEHVVLGLLRSQDNISLAVLERLGVDPDDMRELVLNDLRDAA
- a CDS encoding LysR family transcriptional regulator, with translation MRVARAAGLRGCGAAGLRGCAAAGPEREPGGPGRGSRLELRALRYFVTVAEGLRFGRAAERLHIVQPAATQVWAATSPLLAGPGGVYCENCDIAEPAPSGPPAGWGVAPWATEPENAARLWRLSADLTGADAFA
- a CDS encoding phosphatase domain-containing protein gives rise to the protein MREAVIFDVDGTLCDVREIRHLLDGPGGFHAFHTASVDCPPHQHVIDAAHTAHQNGLAVLVVTARSVRYRPHTAMWLALHGVPSDAMWMRATGDGRPDYEVKRDILARIRRRFRPVHAWDDNPHVLELWTEEGIPTTVVPGWD
- a CDS encoding SpoIIE family protein phosphatase, with translation MRPVLARGGWRLAGQMLLFQVGVIVLVVGIGAAVSISSSIRAANTDSRDKVLAISRTLARSPGVVAAARSSDPSRTLQPVATSVQKDTRTSFVVFMSPAGIRFTHPDPARIGGRFLGDIDAARRGKSLTETYEGTLGESVRAVVPIKDDGRVVGLVSVGILLRQVSAQTSNQIPILVGLAVLALAIGTVGSVLLARRVRRQTLGLDPAEIARQYQHNDAVLHAVREGVLIVDGERRLTLANDEARRLLDLPAEAEGTNVDQLGLPPRTAALLASGRVATDEMIMVGDRLLAVNQRRTDDYGAGGSTVVTLRDSTELQALTGKAETARSHLKLLYDAAADIATTLDVTRTAEELVRVVVPRLADFSSVDLVEPVLRGEEPVLVHGLVPVHRVAVHGVRDDHPFFPAGTRLTLPPTTPQAAVLGGGPGVLMTDLRTASRAWMAVDEEQAQHVIDYGIHSLILVPLRARGVLLGMVNFWRGSGSEPFGEEDLFLAQEVVALAALGVDNARRFASEHATAVTLQESLLPRANITHPALEVAHRYLPAQALVGGDWFDVIPLTGFRVALVVGDVVGHGLQATATMGRLRTAIHTLSALDLPPDELLARMDELVTRADQEETARSRTPVSGATCLYAIYDPIGGGCTLARAGQPPPALITPDGSVEFLELPPGPPLGMGAGLRFEAAERQLPEGSRLVLYTDGLVEDRGRDIDVGLDLLRQALLSSGPTPEQTCTEVLETVLPRHPADDVALLVARTRLFHNDQVARWDVEPDPAAVEPVRTAATQQLAEWGLEEAAFTTELLLSELITNAIRYGAPPIQVRLIRNHSLFCEVSDASSTSPHLRYAAEMDEGGRGIFLVAQMAERWGTRHTTSGKIIWAEQALS
- a CDS encoding helix-turn-helix transcriptional regulator; protein product: MTGITDVAYRPSLSAPIGMDVLDTAELRSRGRHRALDLAAPQRPAFHHLIHVPSDGTPLPHTVDFSDYVIEPGGWLRVRPGQVHQYARGSGAAGHEPPADSVLVIWQPGFVPAEPPHERDPLVPKGPHADAVELALRHLTLEHADLASIPLDAHLDTLRMLLSVLLLRLAHAGPAGTPAARPDGPFRRFEAAVERDFPRTHRVADYAAALGYSPRTLTRATQAATGRTAKTFLDDRVLLEARRMLVHTDAPASDIGRRLGFRDPGDFSKFFRSRDGRTPLTFRGTARGEPAHLRRGPAPPR
- a CDS encoding non-oxidative hydroxyarylic acid decarboxylases subunit B, whose translation is MRLIVGMTGATGAVFGVRLLELLAELPGVETHLVLSRWARTTVELETGRSAREVAALADVLHGPEDQGATISSGSFRTDGMVIAPCSMKTLAGIRAGYADGLVARAADVVLKEHRRLVLVPRETPLSEIHLENMLALARMGARIVPPMPAFYNHPATVEDIVDHLVARVLDQFELPAPAARRWAGLRSAHRNGQAAATR